One window of Quercus robur chromosome 5, dhQueRobu3.1, whole genome shotgun sequence genomic DNA carries:
- the LOC126726352 gene encoding uncharacterized protein LOC126726352 isoform X1, translating into MSFCPKKKKKKLTITGRFICAKMAETTPSRTISLISILFLLLTTAPKPTHSLSFSFVQYRTVVSLSHSLMTRVANLRASRGDVSGSRRAHFIAEKLESGLNFGFLGLTWSLGWDYLKNYARRDINYAEMYGVVSDVNELLKSVSELTRTNSDAERATWAGRNYQNVLGVSTSLFKKLVKVFAKSGTLREALKVAEREVVQGGLLKDCLELGSNDLKGLLQILKDLASSANANTNTNANDWRDP; encoded by the exons ATGTcattttgtccaaaaaaaaaaaaaaaaaaactcacgaTTACAGGTAGATTCATCTGCGCAAAAATGGCCGAAACGACACCGTCACGCACAATCTCCCTCATCTCCATCCTCTTCCTCCTGCTCACCACCGCACCAAAACCCACCCATTCCTTGTCCTTCTCCTTCGTCCAGTACCGAACCGTCGTCTCGCTCTCCCACTCGCTCATGACGCGCGTGGCCAACCTCCGCGCCTCCAGGGGCGACGTCTCGGGCTCGCGCCGGGCCCATTTCATCGCCGAGAAGCTCGAGAGTGGGCTGAACTTCGGCTTCTTGGGTCTCACCTGGTCATTAGGCTGGGACTACCTCAAGAACTACGCGCGGAGGGATATAAACTACGCTGAGATGTACGGCGTCGTTTCGGACGTGAACGAGTTGCTTAAATCTGTGAGTGAGTTGACCCGGACGAACTCGGACGCCGAGAGAGCAACCTGGGCGGGGCGGAATTACCAAAATGTCCTCGGCGTCTCTACCTCGCTCTTTAAGAAGCTCGTCAAAGTGTTTGCTAAATCG GGGACGTTGAGGGAAGCTCTGAAGGTGGCGGAGAGAGAGGTGGTGCAGGGAGGTTTACTGAAGGACTGTCTTGAATTGGGGAGCAATGACTTGAAAGGTTTGCTTCAAATTCTCAAAGACTTGGCTTCCTCCGCTAATGCTAATACTAACACGAATGCTAATGATTGGCGTGATCCATGA